Within Vicia villosa cultivar HV-30 ecotype Madison, WI linkage group LG1, Vvil1.0, whole genome shotgun sequence, the genomic segment GCAGAGGGAAAACCCCACTTATGAGCGTATAATTCTAGAGGTTCTAAGCACTACAGAGTTTAAATTGATGAAAAAGTGGGTAGAGAGTGTCAGGCACTACTTTAATAATCTCTGATTTAGCTTGTTTAATACGAATCATGAATTCAATGTAGAGGAATTGGGAAACATTCTCATATTTCCTACTGATGGGTCAGGAGATGTCCCAATTGATTTTCCAATCGCAGAATTTTAGGCGTTAATCTTCGGCGAGCAGGTTTATACTGCCATTGGAGAGAAGCCTATGTTATCCAAAATTCATGTTTTAGATATGTTCAAAAAGCCCTGGCTTATACCCTATTTGGCCGGGGCGACAGTACAGACGTGGTTACCTAACGAGAGTTATTTTCATGCACATTGTGATTAACGATGAACTGGTTAATGTTGCTGCCTTCACAACTAACTATTTAGGGGAGGGTGTCGATAGCACCTGCTAGATTCATTTTGGTGGGGATTGATCACCCCAATTGCCAAGCACCTAGGGCATGAGTTTGACCTGAAGACTTCTTATTTTATTCCATGAAAGTCTAAGCTTGATATGCATTTTTAGGAGAACACCTACTCTGTGATAATTCGTAATAAATCCATTGTCGATTTGACCAACCCCATGCGAGTGAGGGTAGATATTAAGAATCATTTGCTTTATGATAGAGTAGATATTAAATTGATTCGGATAGGCATATCCGAAGCCACCTGATTGcctatttcggatatgcatctccaaattcATCTTTGGGACATACATAATCAAATTCCTTAAAATCAAAACAACATAACATAGATTCAACATAATTTATCGAAATTACATAGATAGTTCTACAGAAATTTAACATTACATATTATTATAAACAGGTAGATGAGGACGTTACAACATATTAATAACATATTCTCTCGATCTTTGAAGCTTCGCATCCTCCTCAATCGGACCCTTAGAAGAGTATCGTTCAAAAGTAGCCTTCATAACCTCTAAGTTGTCTTCGTTCTTAAGCTCAGACGAGGTGAACTTTATGTTTCCTTTAGTATCAAGTGAAGGTGAACGACACTCAAGCTTGACCACCTTTCGATTCTCTGGATATTGCAAGAGAGAATTCAATATGGTAATCAACTCGGAGAACGTTCATTATATATCGTTCATTGTATACCGACTTGATATTTGGAACA encodes:
- the LOC131650671 gene encoding uncharacterized protein LOC131650671, with protein sequence MEASKLGFGVVIGRSKNDTSIRQAFVVMTCERSGKYVSKIRKLKHDDTGSRKCECPFKLRASCRVDGLWRFSVISENRKVVKLECRSPSLDTKGNIKFTSSELKNEDNLEVMKATFERYSSKGPIEEDAKLQRSREYEFDYVCPKDEFGDAYPK